From the genome of Triticum aestivum cultivar Chinese Spring chromosome 1A, IWGSC CS RefSeq v2.1, whole genome shotgun sequence:
atCTTCAGCCTGcatatcctgtgtttacgctttctgtactctgcgcttgctttcatttcttcatgatgactatgctactactctgttatgtttgcacctgagtacttattccgctgcaagtagttcttcgcttaggaatttcctcaccctgaaattcctcagtgaagaattcataaaaatcgcctattcaccccccctctagtcgacttaacgcactttcaaggcGCCGCCGGAAGCGCTCTTGCTCAAAGGGGTCTTCGGGAACGATATAGTCCTCGGTGCTGAGGCTTTCGTCTTCCTCGGACTCGGGCATATAGTTGTCGACGGCCCCTTCAAAGAGGTCATCGGGGTCTAGGTCCTCGGGGATTCCTTCCGGGGTGTCGTGACATTCTGAGGAAGTTTGAAGATCTTCCCCTAGGTCATCAGCCATCTGCCGCCGTGCCACCGTTATCGGCGATGGTGTTGTTCCCGCTGGGTTCCCCGTTGGTGCCCCGCCCGCATCTGCGTCGACGCCTGGGGGGTTCTAGGAGTGTcgaccatgtatacatcataggtaGATGTTGCGGCCCACTTGCCGGTATTTACTAACAACGAAGTGTTTTTGGTGGGGCCATCGACATCTTCATCCAAGTTCGTGGCCTTCTCATAGTCTAGCACATCGattaagtcatcgaccgtggcgACTAGGTTGGTCGTGGGTGGGATGTAAATTTTCCGATCGTCGGCTTTAAGTCCAATCTCGTTGTAAACTGAAGTCTTGCCATTCGAGATTGACGTGCTCTGGATACGGTCAAGCATCCTGTTCAGGTGAAATAGATCTTTGCAGTTAATGGCTTGGCTGTAAGAGGGGCTAACCCGAAGTACGCCCGACGCATAACTTCGCGTGTTTTCGGCGAGGTGATGATCCGAGGGAAATTCCAGATCCTGCGCCCGGGTAGGTTCTAAATCCAACGTTGCTTCCGAGATGGGGAACGGACTAGCATCCGGGCCGGTATTCAAGGTGAGATCGCCTGGGACCACTAGGCTAGGCGCCTCCAGTGGTGTCAGGGAGCCTGATCTGATGTCCTCGAAGGAGATCGGTTTCAAAGTCGAGCCTCCGATGCTTGGTAAACCCTCAACCCGGTCCGGCGTCCGGCCTGATAGGACAAGCTCGCCGCGAGAGTCCGCGGTGTACTCCAGGCCTCCGAAGGTCATGATTTGACCTGGGGCATAGTTCTCGATGGAGGTCAGATGGCCTGTCGAGTCGACGCAGAAGATCATGCTTCCAAACACAAAGAGTTAGCCGGGGACGTAAACGTCTCCGTGACCGGTGCCGTAGTTGATCTGCAGATGAGCGATCGATCTTTTTGTTGATCTCAtagtagaactctcaatgaaagcagcagtGTCGGTGTGAAATCCGGCAGACCTCAGGGTAGGGGGTCTCGAGCTGTGGATatcggatcaatggtaacaggaacatgagagacaatgtttacccaggttcaggccctcttgatggaggtaaaaccctacgtcatgctcttTTTTATATTGATGGGgatgtatcaagtacagagttgatctacctcgagatcataagttGTGTTCTACCTCAAGGGCTGGGTGAATGTAATTGTGATTCGGTCCCCTCTACAGGCTAAACCCCTTGCCTTATCTACATGCCAggtagggtatctagggttacatggtCCGTATCCTGAGGATCGCATGGAGGCGGCTGGGGATATCTTGGAGTACACGTCAAGTCTTCGGAAGGTACGGTCTTGATCTCATATAGGCGTACAACTTCCGGAGTCTTCCTTAATGAGAATGCGGGCCCATTAGTCCGACTCGGAGACTAGGGGCCGACTAggttagtaccccctagtccaggacaccgtcactcctCCTGGTTGAGGTGATAAAGCCTCTTCCAATGCACATGTGCTTGGATGGAGTGCTAGGTGCTTTAAAGAGTTTAGCAACTAAAGacctcaatgcataggtgcttagtttgttgTTGCTAAGCTTCTTTCCTTTAATTGTTTAATAACTAAACTCTTTCATGCATAGGGCAAACTTCTTTCATTTAAGTGTCTTGCATAGGTCTGCGTCGTTCTTCCTGGGGTTAACAtactcatctctctcctctttcATTATCAGATTTTTTGCCTATGTGGCATGCTCAGCACCCGTACATAGTGGACCACCAGAAAGGGTCTAAGGGAGCGCTCACGTGAGGCACTGCTGTATCTAATGGGTGCGGCCACTCACGTGTCGAGGCATCTTGTGCCAAGATTCGCGAAGGGCATCTGATGGTAACCAACACGTTCGCTGCGAGCTCTAAAAATCCGACAGATATTTAgcatttttgaaagaaaaaaaaagaacactAGCCTACCACCACAAGGGCATGAACTATGATGGCACTACCTATCTACTACCTCATCATTACCACATAGAAAAATAGCATGGAAACTACTGTCCCAAAATCCAATGCCCAACGCAGCACTATCCTCAGGCCGGTCTTTTTTACTTCTCATATTTCTCTCCTATTTTATCCAAATCTCAGCCCAACACTTCGTTAATCCTCTCTATTTTCTCTTCCCTTCTCTTGTCTTTCATTGACTCGTTACACTTTTGTCAGGGAGGAGATGACCTCCTCTACAAGATCCTTCTTTAGTCTGTAAGTCTGTAAGCATCACAAACAGCAATCAAGGACCGCCCAAACCTACGCGGAGCGTTGGGGCATCTGTCCACCGTGTAGTGTTGGCCATGCCTAAAGTCTCCTTGATAAGTTCGTcgctttccccgcaaaaaaaaaaacagttcGTCCTTTCCAGTTCATAAaaaaaaaattcggagtttttcctATTTACGGTGGCTCCATCAGCCTTGAAAAATCGATAAAAATGGCCCAGTTATTATACGATCCAGACTTGTTAGGTGAAGGAGGGCCGGCGCGGCTTTGCAGAGGTTGATCCGGTGGTTTGATTGCAGTACCAAAAACTGCGCGGATGTCGTATAGTCAACAGTACCCGTGGAGAGACATCACGGAAAATGCTCAACAGTGCTTCGCGGAAGGTCGCTGTCCTGGTCCAGCGCAGCGCCCCCTCACCTCAAAATCCCAACCGTCCCTTAAAATCGACGTGACATTCAAATGCTCGCCAAATCTCGCGATTCCCTTTTTTGTAAGTGGCGCGGAGGACGGGAGCACTGGAGGGGCCGTTGGCAGGCCACGATCGATGGGATCGATCGAGAGAGCGGCGCCTCGGTCGAAGCCGTGGCCGGAGTAGAGACGAACTACGCGTCCGCTACGAGATGGAGATGGGATCATGGGGAGGACTTTTGTTTGGGCGGTCGGCCAGTGGCGCACGCACGGCTGGCCTCGGGCCGCGGAGGCATCCATCGCCCCAAACCCCGCgcacggcgcctcctcctcccgctctCTTTTCTTGGATCCAACGGCGACGAGAGAAAAGAACGACAGCGTTTTCACGGCGCACTCTCCACCAAGAGTTGGCACGTCACGAAACCCCGAGACTTGGACATTTTTTTTCCTTCAGTTCACAAATTCGGtgtcaaaaataaataaagtatAGCAAACGGGGTAGTACTAGTACAGTATGATCCATGCAGATGCAGATACAGATGCGGCCCGTGGCCAGCTGCAGTGGCGCAAAAGAGGAGGGAGAGGTGCGACATGTCCCAATCGGTGTTCCGTGGGTGGGTTGCCCTGGCTCTGAATTCCCGGCGATGGGTTCGCCCCCGGGCCGGAAAGGGAAGACACAGGAGTTGAGACGAACAAGGCACAAGATTCGCCCATTTCCGGATCATGCAATCAGTCGCTGCCAACACCAACTTACGGCCGCGGCGCACAAATGCTTTCTTGTCCTCTCCTCTCTCCCAAACAACCAAATTTCGACAGCTTATTACTACCATGTGTCGTCGCCTTCCCTCGCAGCAGACGAGACGAGGATATACACATGCatcgcgtcgcgtcgcgtcgcgtcgcaCGCGTGACAAaactgtttttttgttttcttttcttccgGGTCCCACCCACCCCAACCAACAAAACGCTGCGAGCTTCGCAACAGCGGCGAGACCAAATAAATGGGCTCAGATCTGAGATAATCTAGctgttttgttggattttaaaaACATTTCCCCCTCTTTTCAGATTCAGAAACACTAAAAACAACACGAAAACCCTCGGCTCTTGTCGCCACTCCCTACTTCCTAGTCCGGGCCATCAAGGCCGCGGCCCACCGACAGCACAAAAGGCAGCCACATGGCCCCACAGCCTTTATCACCGACACGCCGGCCCCACCAGTCATCTACGGTTGGTGCGCGTCGCTGTTGGCTGTGCGAGCCAGCGCAGGCGATCTGGTGGGGCCGCGGCTCCACTGGGGCGCCCGGCCACTGCAGCAGCGAAGCTCTCCCCTATCTATCCATCTCTCTATCTATCTAATGGCCGGGAAGACATCCAAAGAACTCGCCATAATTCCAAACCACTGTGCCGCTGTAGCGCAGCGCTCCCTCCCTCCTCGTCCTCCCTCCCTCTCTCAAGAACACGGAAAAAATCGGGGCCTTTTGGGTTCCGGACACCAAGGATTGGATATTTATTCTGCTTTGCTTTGCTTTGACCGGCGCGGCGGTTCTTCAACTTGGGATGGAGTTGCAGGGGCCGGGGGAGGGCAGGGGAGGCGCCGTCGCCTGATGTAGATTtcccttttttcctttcctttgcTTTGTTTATTCCGGCTCTGGGCGTTCACATCTCTCGCAGAGCTTTCGCGATCTGCCAATTGGAGGCCATGCGCGCGGGCCAAACAGGTGCTTGCCTTTCTTGCTTTTCTTGATGTTGATTTGCTCTTTTGATGGCCGTGCCCGCCATGGATTGATTGCGTGTGGAGTTGGGTTTGCTGTGCGGTGGTTTGCGAATTTGATGGAGGGCAATTTGGTGGCAGGTTTGGTGTGCGGGAAGAAGTGATCGCATTTCGTGGCGGTGGTTTTGGGTGGAGATGAAGGAGGTGGGCGAGGAGAGGTGCCTGGACCCGCAGCTGTGGCACGCCTGCGCGGGCGGCATGGTGCAGATGCCGCTGCCGCGCTCGCGCGTCTACTACTTCCCGCAGGGGCACGCCGAGCACGCcaacagcggcggcggcagcgcggccgccgagctcgcggcggcggtcggGCCGCGTCCGCTGCCCGCGCTCGTGCTCTGCTGCGTGGCAGGGGTGCGCTTCCTGGCTGATCCGGAGACGGACGAGGTGTTCGCCAAGATCCGGCTGGTGCCCGTCGGCCCCGGCGAGGCGGGGTTCCGGGAGCCGGAGGGGCTCGGGGGCGACCCGGCGGAGGCGCGCGAGAAGCTGGCCTCCTTCGCCAAGACGCTGACGCAGTCCGACGCCAACAACGGCGGCGGCTTCTCGGTGCCGCGCTACTGCGCGGAGACCATCTTCCCCAAGCTTGACTACAGGGCTGACCCGCCGGTGCAGACGGTGCTCGCCAAGGACGTGCACGGGGAGGTGTGGAAGTTCCGCCACATCTACCGGGGCACGCCGCGCCGGCATTTGCTCACCACGGGCTGGAGCACCTTCGTGAACCAGAAGAAGCTCGTCGCGGGGGACTCCATCGTCTTCCTGCGCACCGAGCACGGGGAGCTCTGCGTCGGGATACGCCGGGCCAAGCGGGTCACCTGCGGGGGCATGGAGTGCATATCCGGCTGGAACGCGCCAGGGTACGGGGGGTTCTCGGCCTTCCTCAAGGACGAGGAGAACAAGATGATGAATGGTGGCCCCGCCGGTTACGTCAAGGGCAGGGGGAAGGTCAAGATCGCCGATGTCGTGGAGGCGGCCACCCTCGCGGCCAACAGCCAGCCATTTGAGGTGGTCTACTACCCGAGAGCTAGCACGCCGGAGTTTGTTGTCAAGGCCGCGGCGATGCAGGCCGCCATGAGGATCCACTGGTGCCCTGGCATGAGGTTCAAGATGGCCTTTGAGACCGAGGATTCCTCAAGAATCAGCTGGTTTATGGGGACCATATCTTCGGTTCAGGTTGCCGATCCACTCAGATGGCCGAATTCACCATGGAGACTTCTTCAGGTTTGTTCGATCTGATGATATCCATAGTCGCACTCCATCCTTTCTTCTCAATAAAGATGCATAGTACATAACATGGAACTGCAAGGGATGAATGCAGTGCATCATTTACACAACGTTAGTAGTATGGAGGCTTCTCATTCAGATGCCTTGAATGGAACTAGAAGTTAAGGTACTACCATACAAAACATGGCCAGCTTGCCGCACAATGTTGCCAAATTAGTAGTAATGGTAATAATAATGATTCCCAAACCCCTGATATCAACAAATTAACCTATTAATTAGTTCAACAACTGGCTTAGATTTACTGGAGTAAAACATCACATCCTCCTTCGATTTTGACTTTGTATGAATTGGTGGTACAATCAATAAAGCTGTTGGAATGCAGAATTCACAACTGCATGGTAGTTATGGAAGAAAAGGCTTGTGGTCCTTTAGTAGCTTTGTTGGTTTCCAAATTTGGATTATCAGTCTGCATGTTCTTCAAGTACTAGCTCTCTTATTTATCAATAGTGGGCTCCTAAACTTCCGTATTCCTTTTAGTATGATATCAAATTCTTGAATAGTACGTCATCATCGGTTGCTCAAATGTCACAGCTTGATGTTTGGTCTTTAGCACCCAACATGATACTTGGCATGGGAATACTTGGCAAACTTTTAACTAGAAACAGAATCCTTTAGCATGGTTAGGTATGACTAATGTGGATGAGAAACGATTTGTCTAATTACATTGACCTGGAACAGAAAAAAATTGTACACAAATCTAATGAAAATGCCGTACACAGTAGAAGGGTCAAACTTTTATGTACAAGAATCTACAAGCTACATCATCTGTCAGATTTGTTCAGCTTCTCTTATGGAAGTTGTTCGTGTACAAATAGTAAGAGTGCAGCAGAGAATTGAGATCGGAGTCTTCATTGCCAACAGCTTCGTTTCTAGTCATTCGTTTGTTTCAAAGCCCATCTATCAGGGCTCCATGCTAGTTCTTGCAAAGTTTTTTTATAGCCTAATAAACAAATCCAATAAAGTTCGGTGTGGAATACTGCATCTTTACTATAATAAATACCTGATGCTGGTACTACGAGTATTAAATTTCAAATGTGGGTATTGAATTAATATGACGCTCATGTAGTATGATGATGATCCCTGTATAAACTGTTCGTGCTGAAGGTACTTGATCCTCCCTCTATTTGAAAGTCCTACCGCACATTTGTCTATCTGATCAGTCCCGTACTCCAACCATAAGGTTTCTGTCTGTACCTTGGGTAGCAGATGCTGAAATTGGTATATTTGGCAGTTCAACATAACATGCTTGGTCTATTTATCTATCATTTTTAGCTCTCTCAGCCGTTCATGCATATTGCTACTTCATTGAATCTTATCTCAACGTTTATGTTACCCACTTACGTAGGATAGTGAATGATGTCTTTCTAGTAGTTTTGAGATAGTGGAGGTCTATGTTTTCATCAGTATCATTAGTTATATCAGATTTAATACGAAAATGGGTCATCGATTTTAGTTGGTGTTGTGCTACTTTGCGCATTTTAGTTCTGCAAGCACCAGGGTACTTTTTGTTTAGTCGATTACAGTAATTCTCTTTATTAACATGGTTCATGGTTGCAAACTTCTTGCAGGTCACATGGGATGAGCCAGACTTGTTACAAAATGTGAAATGCGTGAGCCCATGGCTTGTGGAACTTGTATCAAGCATTCCACCAATCCATTTGGGACCATTTTCTCCACCACGAAAGAAGTTACGGGTTCCCCAACATCCTGATTTTCCATTGGATGGTCATCTGTTTAATCCAATTTTCCATGGGAACCCACTTGGTCCTAGCAACAGCCCCCTATGCTGTTACTCGGACAACAACTCTCCTGCAGGCATACAGGGAGCCAGGCATGCTCAATTTGGTTTACCATTAACAGACCATCAGCTTAATAAGCTGCACCTTGGTCTGTTCCACGGCGGCGGTTTTAACCGGCTTGACGCTCTAACCCCGTCTTCCCGGATATCTAAGGGCTTTGTGCTCAGCAGCGCACCAGCCCATGACAGCGTCTCTTGCTTGTTGACAATCGGTACACCACAGAGCACAGAAAAATCTGTTGACAGAAAGACACCACATATAATGTTGTTTGGAAAGGCCATTCTTACCGAGCAGCAGATGACTTCAAGTGGATCAAGAGAGACACTCTCCTCTGGGGCTACTGGAAATAGTTCACCTATCAGTACTGCGCTCAAGGCAGGAAATGCATCCGATGGTTCCGGTTCATCAATCTGCATCGGATTCTCATCCCAGGGTCATGAGGCTTCTGATCTTGGACTGGAAGCTGGGCACTGCAAGGTATTTATGGAATCGGAGGATGTTGGTCGCACCATCGACTTGTCTGTCTTCGGGTCATATGACGAGTTGTATGGCCGTCTGGCTGACATGTTTGGCATCGAGAAAGAagaaatcataagccatctccgtTACCGTGACACGGCTGGTGCTGTCATGCACACTGGTGGATTACCGTTCAGGTGAGAAGTCCCTGATGATATGTGCAGTATTCCTTAACTCGTGCGTGATAATATCTTCTTCATCTTCTAATGTTGCAGTAATGTTGTAGTGATATGTACCTAATTCATTCTGTTCATGTAACAGCGACTTCATGAAAGTGGCACGGAGGCTGACGATAATAAGTGGCGAAAAGGGAGGACTGGCGAAACCTCTCATCGAATGCATGGTTCAGCGGGTGTGATATCTTGATGAGCTCCAGCACGAGCTTCATCGAGAAATATTAAACCAGAGTGAGGGACTACTCTCCATATGCATGCGTTTTATTAGCGTTTGTTTACCCGTGCTGTCAAGCGGAACTGCGTCGTCGTTAGTACAATCTTGTGGATTGGTTTTTAATATGTACTCACTGTATTTGTCTGTTAGCTGTTTGTTCAGCGCCGTTGATCGCCCAAGTTAAGGGCTGGTCATCCGGCGGCTGAGTTGGAAGTCTATAGGTCATGAGGCTTCTGATCTTGGACGGATTTGCTTTGCTTGGAATAAAGTTTCAGTTGGGTCTTTGGAAATTAAAGCTGGCGTTGCCTGGGCAGATGAAATGCTTGAGGATTAGAGCGCGTTTGATGAGAATTTATTGGTGTTTTTtcttactttatttatttattaggaCATTATTTCTTGGCCATTGTTGTCGCTGTTGTGCTTTTTGCCGGCTTGATGATGAACAGGTTGCGGTGGTGGTggtacgagagggagggagggagggaggctaGGGTGGCGTAGACGCTATAGGCGTGACCCATCCATCGCCGCACCCGCACGGGGTTGTCATGCGCGTTCCGACGTCGCCATCTCTCCGTGACCGTGAGAGAGACACGACCCAACCctctctttgttttgttttgttttgggcGGGTGGTTGGCCGAGCCGAACCTCGGTCGGAGCCGTGACGCGAGAAaaacggcgcgaggaggaagagaaAGGGGGCCACCCTCGAGTCGACTAGGCTGGACACGCCTCTAGGATTGGAGGCTTGTGGGTCTGACAGGCTGCAACGTCGTCCTAGTGTGGTGCTGGTGCTACACCGTCGTGTGGTGGCCTGTCACGCTACCGGTTATGATCGAGGCCGTCCTAGGTTGAGCTGTTTTACTGACACAATTGCTCTGTACTACAGTGTCCGTGATGATGACCATGACCATGACGCCGGCCCCACACTCGCATAGGTCTCGCCTTTGGAAAAGTCTATAGGACGTAAACGGCGTTTAGCCCATTTATTATTTACTAgttgaatgcccgtgcgttgccacggacacACGAAATTCAAAATATGATGTGAAAAGATTACTCGACAAAGTGATAGCATGGACTTGGATATTTTAAATGAGTGCTTTTTATAGAATATATTTTGACAAAAAACAATGTTAAAGGTAATTCAAAATCCATGAACATGGATAAACTTGTTTTTAAATGTAGATAATAACTAAATCATCCGTGAAATTAGCACATCTCTTAAAACACCATAGACACAAACAAACATGACGAAACAGTCACCTACATAGTAGATACAAACCAAGTACGTGATAACACTTACAGATTGAAACACACAATCATGCGTAATAGACATAACCAATGTCTACTATATGTACTACATGCGCTGAGCTTTCTTTGTATACATTCTGTGTCGGGAATCCTTTGTAGACAACTCGCTTGCTAGGAAAGCCCACCTCCACTCAATAAATTGCTGAACAAACTTCATATCAATCAACCCACCAGTTATTTTCTGGCGAATATCTGCAAAAATATATATCATAAATGTTGCATTTAATAATATTTAAACTTTGTGTACATATGTTAATAACAATCATAAGTAATTGATTGGTAGTTGATAATAAGTCATGACTACTCACCATCAAGTGTGCGTGCTGCAGTATGATCCGGATTGAATGCAAGGGTGGTGTAGTTTGAAGTTTCCGGAATTCCTATTGCCAAGATAAAAAAGTATTTAAGTCGACATAACAGTACACTTGATAATCACTGTGTAGTTTGAAGTTTCCAGAATTCCTATTGCCAAGATAAAAAAATATTTAGGTCGACAtaacaatacacttgataatcacTGTGTAGTTTGAAGTTTCCAGAATTCCTATTGCCAAGATAAAAAAATATTTAGGTCGACATAACAGTACACTTGATAATCACTGTGAAAGTAAGACCATGAAATGGTAAGGTTGATAATCACAGTGAAAGTATACCTTGTGGTGTAATATTTGCTCTTCTTGGTTTGTTATGACGCGAATTTGCTATTTCTATCTGCACATTGCTCTTGTTGATAGGTTCATTTTCATGGTTAACAATATCCATATCTATCAGTCACACATTCTACGAAGTGAAATATATATACAAATATATGAATTAAATATAGTACTGCCATAGTATGAATTAAATATAGTACTGCCATATTTCCCCAGTGCTGCTCGCAGgaagtggcggtggcggcggctgccaCACCAGCGGAGCTGTCCAATGCCGCAGCAGGGCCTACCACGGCACCGGCAAGCTGCCTGCACTGCAAGCGGGGAGCGACGCCGGCGGCGACCTGGGAGGCAGCAGAGGTGCTGCTAgcagggagcggcggcggcggcgaccgaccCTCCAGTGGAGCTATTCAACGCCGCAGCGGGGCCCTACAACGGCTTCGGCACGTTGCCTGCGCAGGGGCCTACCACGGCGCCGCGATTTCCTCTGGCTTGTCGACAAGGTGGACTTCTACCTCGGCGCCGTCTTCGGCAGCATCGATACGGGGATGGTGGTGGCTATGCTCATCTCAGTGTTGCAGGTGCGGctcttcttggcgcggccgaggaCGATGGTCATGGGCAACGTGCCAGAGACGCCCATCTACCGGTGGATGGACCAGTACACGACGTGCTCGACGGCACCCTTCGCGAGAAGATCACCCGNNNNNNNNNNNNNNNNNNNNNNNNNNNNNNNNNNNNNNNNNNNNNNNNNNNNNNNNNNNNNNNNNNNNNNNNNNNNNNNNNNNNNNNNNNNNNNNNNNNNNNNNNNNNNNNNNNNNNNNNNNNNNNNNNNNNNNNNNNNNNNNNNNNNNNNNNNNNNNNNNNNNNNNNNNNNNNNNNNNNNNNNNNNNNNNNNNNNNNNNNNNNNNNNNNNNNNNNNNNNNNNNNNNNNNNNNNNNNNNNNNNNNNNNNNNNNNNNNNNNNNNNNNNNNNNNNNNNNNNNNNNNNNNNNNNNNNNNNNNNNNNNNNNNNNNNNNNNNNNNNNNNNNNNNNNNNNNNNNNNNNNNNNNNNNNNNNNNNNNNNNNNNNNNNNNNNNNNNNNNNNNNNNNNNNNNNNNNNNNNNNNNNNNNNNNNNNNNNNNNNNNNNNNNNNNNNNNNNNNNNNNNNNNNNNNNNNNNNNNNNNNNNNNNNNNNNNNNNNNNNNNNNNNNNNNNNNNNNNNNNNNNNNNNNNNNNNNNNNNNNNNNNNNNNNNNNNNNNNNNNNNNNNNNNNNNNNNNNNNNNNNNNNNNNNNNNNNNNNNNNNNNNNNNNNNNNNNNNNNNNNNNNNNNNNNNNNNNNNNNNNNNNNNNNNNNNNNNNNNNNNNNNNNNNNNNNNNNNNNNNNNNNNNNNNNNNNNNNNNNNNNNNNNNNNNNNNNNNNNNNNNNNNNNNNNNNNNNNNNNNNNNNNNNNNNNNNNNNNNNNNNNNNNNNNNNNNNNNNNNNNNNNNNNNNNNNNNNNNNNNNNNNNNNNNNNNNNNNNNNNNNNNNNNNNNNNNNNNNNNNNNNNNNNNNNNNNNNNNNNNNNNNNNNNNNNNNNNNNNNNNNNNNNNNNNNNNNNNNNNNNNNNNNNNNNNNNNNNNNNNNNNNNNNNNNNNNNNNNNNNNNNNNNNNNNNNNNNNNNNNNNNNNNNNNNNNNNNNNNNNNNNNNNNNNNNNNNNNNNNNNNNNNNNNNNNNNNNNNNNNNNNNNNNNNNNNNNNNNNNNNNNNNNNNNNNNNNNNNNNNNNNNNNNNNNNNNNNNNNNNNNNNNNNNNNNNNNNNNNNNNNNNNNNNNNNNNNNNNNNNNNNNNNNNNNNNNNNNNNNNNNNNNNNNNNNNNNNNNNNNNNNNNNNNNNNNNNNNNNNNNNNNNNNNNNNNNNNNNNNNNNNNNNNNNNNNNNNNNNNNNNNNNNNNNNNNNNNNNNNNNNNNNNNNNNNNNNNNNNNNNNNNNNNNNNNNNNNNNNNNNNNNNNNNNNNNNNNNNNNNNNNNNNNNNNNNNNNNNNNNNNNNNNNNNNNNNNNNNNNNNNNNNNNNNNNNNNNNNNNNNNNNNNNNNNNNNNNNNNNNNNNNN
Proteins encoded in this window:
- the LOC123045925 gene encoding auxin response factor 22, whose product is MKEVGEERCLDPQLWHACAGGMVQMPLPRSRVYYFPQGHAEHANSGGGSAAAELAAAVGPRPLPALVLCCVAGVRFLADPETDEVFAKIRLVPVGPGEAGFREPEGLGGDPAEAREKLASFAKTLTQSDANNGGGFSVPRYCAETIFPKLDYRADPPVQTVLAKDVHGEVWKFRHIYRGTPRRHLLTTGWSTFVNQKKLVAGDSIVFLRTEHGELCVGIRRAKRVTCGGMECISGWNAPGYGGFSAFLKDEENKMMNGGPAGYVKGRGKVKIADVVEAATLAANSQPFEVVYYPRASTPEFVVKAAAMQAAMRIHWCPGMRFKMAFETEDSSRISWFMGTISSVQVADPLRWPNSPWRLLQVTWDEPDLLQNVKCVSPWLVELVSSIPPIHLGPFSPPRKKLRVPQHPDFPLDGHLFNPIFHGNPLGPSNSPLCCYSDNNSPAGIQGARHAQFGLPLTDHQLNKLHLGLFHGGGFNRLDALTPSSRISKGFVLSSAPAHDSVSCLLTIGTPQSTEKSVDRKTPHIMLFGKAILTEQQMTSSGSRETLSSGATGNSSPISTALKAGNASDGSGSSICIGFSSQGHEASDLGLEAGHCKVFMESEDVGRTIDLSVFGSYDELYGRLADMFGIEKEEIISHLRYRDTAGAVMHTGGLPFSDFMKVARRLTIISGEKGGLAKPLIECMVQRV